One window of the Leptotrichia massiliensis genome contains the following:
- a CDS encoding Hsp70 family protein gives MSKYVFGIDLGTTYSCIARVDDTARAEVIKNNDGDNITPSVVAFEGDNVIVGADAKAEAVLNPETTVMLVKTLMGKTDFAINYNGEDKTPEEISAFILRKLTQDASEQLGVEVKDVVITCPAYFGTAERTATKNAGKIAGLNVLEIISEPTAAALYYGCAKEQDEKTILIYDLGGGTFDVTIMRISADKIEVICSDGDHDLGGKNWDEVLIGYLANQFVEKIGYDIEFDEYAKQDLRLKAEKIKKQLTSRSQAGDMLEVMGNREKVTITRDEFDEITSTLLNETLKKTKEAIEVAKNKGYDVIDEILLVGGSTRMPQVKKALAKNFSEIEIKILEPDEAVAKGAAIHAVNVYVNNQKSLTAKDFESNEEVKVTVNGDEKELKAQDYKENLTFSPEMMSIGGNTREIVIATTKSFAVKVENKEGIKSCFNMIIKNEAMPSGFLEVSGNFSTLYDNQATVDIEIYENDYMDKYFEVDEDLKIGDAVLELPKNTPAGSPVEITLKLNKEGILEVKGLDKTGNKQVNVKFETKGVMTKEELERLTQKSQGIAVL, from the coding sequence ATGTCAAAATATGTGTTTGGAATTGATTTGGGAACAACGTATTCATGTATAGCACGGGTAGATGATACGGCAAGAGCGGAAGTGATAAAAAATAATGATGGAGACAATATAACACCTTCTGTGGTTGCGTTTGAAGGAGATAATGTTATTGTTGGAGCTGATGCAAAAGCTGAAGCAGTATTAAATCCCGAAACAACAGTTATGCTCGTAAAAACGTTGATGGGAAAAACTGATTTTGCAATTAACTATAATGGGGAAGATAAGACGCCTGAGGAAATTTCAGCATTTATCTTGAGAAAATTAACACAAGATGCGTCAGAACAGCTAGGAGTGGAAGTTAAAGATGTTGTAATAACTTGTCCAGCTTATTTTGGTACAGCAGAACGTACAGCCACAAAAAATGCGGGTAAAATTGCAGGGCTAAATGTGTTGGAAATCATAAGTGAGCCAACAGCAGCAGCACTATATTATGGATGTGCAAAGGAACAGGATGAAAAAACAATTTTAATCTATGATCTTGGCGGTGGAACATTTGATGTAACCATTATGAGAATAAGTGCTGATAAAATTGAAGTTATTTGTTCAGATGGAGACCATGATTTAGGTGGGAAAAACTGGGATGAGGTATTAATTGGATATTTAGCTAATCAGTTTGTCGAAAAAATAGGTTATGATATTGAATTTGACGAATATGCAAAACAAGATTTACGATTGAAGGCAGAAAAAATAAAAAAACAATTAACTTCGAGAAGTCAAGCTGGAGATATGTTGGAAGTTATGGGAAATAGAGAAAAAGTGACAATAACTAGAGATGAATTTGATGAAATAACATCTACTCTATTAAATGAAACATTGAAGAAAACTAAAGAAGCTATTGAAGTTGCAAAAAATAAAGGATATGATGTAATTGATGAGATTCTGTTGGTTGGTGGTTCTACGAGAATGCCGCAAGTTAAGAAAGCACTTGCCAAAAATTTCAGTGAAATTGAAATTAAAATTCTTGAACCAGATGAAGCTGTAGCAAAAGGGGCAGCAATTCATGCTGTAAATGTTTATGTAAACAATCAAAAAAGTCTTACAGCGAAGGACTTTGAATCAAATGAAGAAGTGAAAGTTACAGTTAATGGCGATGAAAAAGAGCTGAAAGCACAAGATTATAAGGAAAATTTAACATTTTCTCCTGAAATGATGAGTATTGGTGGAAATACGAGAGAAATTGTTATAGCAACAACAAAAAGTTTTGCTGTAAAAGTAGAAAATAAAGAAGGAATTAAAAGTTGTTTTAATATGATAATAAAAAACGAAGCAATGCCTAGTGGATTTTTGGAAGTATCAGGTAATTTTAGTACACTTTATGATAATCAAGCTACAGTTGACATTGAAATATATGAAAATGATTACATGGATAAATATTTTGAAGTGGATGAGGATTTGAAAATAGGAGATGCAGTGTTAGAATTACCTAAAAATACACCTGCTGGCTCGCCAGTTGAAATTACTCTTAAATTAAATAAAGAAGGGATTTTAGAAGTAAAAGGATTAGATAAAACTGGAAATAAGCAAGTTAATGTAAAATTTGAAACAAAAGGTGTAATGACAAAGGAAGAGTTAGAAAGATTGACACAAAAATCACAGGGAATAGCCGTATTATAG
- a CDS encoding restriction endonuclease subunit S, with protein MKLGDNVDIIAPLNVKTADSKTGYLLLNPTLVNNGKIESFENAEVPERYRDGKNKINEKYFVRKNDVLFQAKGSKIEVVYVDKDYENVLPATLYFILRANEKVNPKYLQWLLKTELLLLYFEKKYKTMSAVRAVNKTDIVELDIDLPEREVQDRMVEIINNFETEEESTMEYLQLKKKYIEEKILAENKVIINEE; from the coding sequence ATGAAATTAGGGGATAATGTAGATATAATAGCACCATTAAATGTAAAAACAGCCGATTCAAAGACTGGCTATCTTTTATTAAATCCAACCCTTGTAAATAATGGAAAGATAGAAAGTTTTGAAAATGCAGAAGTTCCAGAAAGATATAGAGATGGAAAAAATAAAATAAATGAAAAATATTTTGTAAGAAAAAATGATGTACTATTTCAAGCTAAGGGAAGTAAAATAGAAGTTGTATATGTGGATAAAGATTATGAAAATGTATTACCAGCTACACTTTATTTTATTTTGAGAGCAAATGAAAAGGTAAATCCTAAATACCTGCAATGGCTTTTGAAAACAGAGTTATTATTGCTTTATTTTGAAAAAAAATACAAGACAATGAGTGCTGTAAGGGCAGTAAACAAAACTGATATTGTAGAGCTTGATATAGACTTGCCTGAAAGAGAAGTACAAGATAGAATGGTAGAAATAATAAATAATTTTGAAACAGAAGAAGAAAGCACAATGGAATATTTACAGCTTAAGAAAAAGTATATAGAAGAAAAAATTCTGGCGGAAAATAAGGTGATAATAAATGAAGAATAA
- a CDS encoding N-6 DNA methylase family protein, whose translation MKNKFFELIMEELENNKNYQKSSILKMSLLLYIASVSKVVGEELENLRDDNYLFLEYLNNLGFEYNFQSSYLENIEKLSNKIDMFAETYDFVINYPDTAEFIESLKQSEMDLKLDILRGRYAKIVKNYADGVINMSIMHDKSINELSAEFLNIQKNEILYNNDFFENNNFYGEKINKNDKNTIIEILNAMANLENSENTVKILTKKENNEKTIYDFFIKNKKGMIEKDAFYLMDSNKIEEIIKMDKIKCVVSMPFNNILKNQVIIFNDDKTNRNNILFIQAQNFFEKGSDKIKPENYKELVEVFRSKKEINGISRLISNEAVLKKGCNLDILGYVFKTKEYVDLDELKAEKDNIFNLMIQNRENCDNLIKKYLEEK comes from the coding sequence ATGAAGAATAAATTTTTTGAACTTATAATGGAAGAATTGGAAAATAATAAAAATTATCAAAAATCATCAATCCTTAAAATGTCGCTTCTCTTATATATTGCTTCTGTGAGTAAAGTTGTGGGGGAAGAACTAGAAAATTTACGAGATGATAATTATTTATTTTTAGAATATTTAAACAATCTTGGATTTGAATATAATTTTCAAAGTAGTTATTTGGAAAATATAGAAAAACTATCAAATAAGATAGATATGTTTGCAGAAACATATGATTTTGTAATTAATTATCCTGATACAGCCGAATTTATCGAAAGCTTAAAACAATCAGAAATGGATTTAAAATTAGATATTTTAAGAGGTAGATATGCAAAAATAGTCAAAAATTATGCAGATGGTGTAATTAATATGTCTATTATGCATGATAAAAGTATTAATGAGTTATCTGCAGAGTTTTTAAATATTCAAAAGAATGAAATTTTATATAATAATGATTTTTTTGAAAATAACAATTTTTACGGAGAGAAAATAAATAAAAATGATAAAAATACAATCATTGAGATTTTAAATGCTATGGCAAATCTCGAAAATTCAGAAAACACAGTAAAAATTTTGACAAAAAAAGAAAATAATGAAAAAACAATATATGATTTTTTTATAAAAAATAAAAAAGGAATGATTGAAAAAGACGCTTTTTATCTAATGGATAGTAACAAAATAGAAGAAATTATAAAAATGGATAAAATAAAATGTGTTGTTTCAATGCCTTTTAATAATATATTGAAAAATCAAGTAATAATTTTTAACGATGATAAAACTAATAGAAATAATATATTATTTATTCAGGCACAAAATTTCTTTGAAAAAGGCAGTGACAAAATAAAACCTGAAAATTACAAGGAATTAGTAGAAGTTTTTAGAAGTAAAAAAGAAATAAATGGTATTTCTAGACTAATTTCAAATGAAGCAGTATTAAAAAAAGGCTGTAATTTAGATATATTAGGTTATGTCTTTAAAACAAAAGAATATGTTGATTTGGATGAATTAAAAGCCGAAAAAGATAACATATTTAACTTAATGATTCAAAATAGAGAAAATTGTGACAATCTTATAAAAAAATATTTGGAAGAAAAATAA
- a CDS encoding endonuclease/exonuclease/phosphatase family protein, with translation MKLLTINVHAWLEENQMEKIDILARDIAEKQYDVIAMQEVNQLMNNPIIFDDIRQENYGWVLLEKLQEYTDTDYYYHWSNSHIGFSKYNEGVAIITRHKIKAEDEFYCTFAQSVRTISARRIVSITIDYKGQDIEFYSCHMNLPNCETEDMGENLRNILKRSKTDNLKILMGDFNTDANGNPEDYQNILNQGLYDTYVLAEKKDHGVTVDKGIHGWDHDKSQKRIDYIFSNKEIEVKESKVIFNNENKGIISDHFGIELELEI, from the coding sequence ATGAAATTATTAACAATTAATGTTCATGCATGGCTGGAAGAAAATCAAATGGAAAAAATTGATATTTTAGCACGAGATATTGCAGAAAAGCAGTATGATGTGATAGCGATGCAGGAAGTAAATCAACTTATGAACAATCCTATAATTTTTGATGATATAAGACAGGAAAACTATGGATGGGTACTTTTGGAAAAATTACAGGAATATACAGACACAGATTATTATTATCATTGGAGTAACTCACATATTGGATTTAGTAAGTATAATGAAGGTGTGGCAATAATAACAAGACATAAAATAAAGGCTGAAGATGAGTTTTACTGTACTTTTGCTCAATCAGTAAGAACAATATCTGCAAGAAGAATTGTTAGTATCACTATTGATTATAAAGGACAGGATATTGAATTTTACAGTTGTCATATGAATTTACCAAATTGTGAAACTGAAGATATGGGAGAAAATTTGAGAAATATTTTGAAAAGATCTAAAACAGATAATTTAAAAATATTAATGGGAGACTTTAATACAGATGCCAATGGAAATCCTGAAGATTATCAAAATATTTTAAACCAAGGATTATATGATACATATGTTTTAGCTGAAAAAAAAGACCATGGGGTAACTGTTGATAAAGGAATTCATGGATGGGATCATGATAAATCTCAAAAGAGAATAGACTATATATTTAGTAATAAGGAAATAGAAGTAAAAGAAAGTAAAGTTATTTTTAATAATGAAAATAAAGGAATAATATCAGATCATTTTGGAATAGAATTGGAATTAGAAATTTAA
- a CDS encoding alpha-glucoside-specific PTS transporter subunit IIBC, which translates to MMKKIQRFGGAMMAPVLLFAFTGIVVGLASVFTNTQVVGKIAEEGSMWYNFWYVVAEGGWTVFRQMPLLFAIGLPISLATKTNARACLETFALYMTFNYFVSAILKVFYGIDAAKQIADGVTGYSAIAGVPTIDTSLFGGILIAALVVYLHNKYFDKKLPDFLGVFQGSVFVYIVGFVVMIPCAFLTVLIWPKVQMGIGAMQGFMKASGVLGVWVYTFLERILIPTGLHHFVYTPFVFGPAVVPNGIQVFWVEHIKEFAQSTEALKTLFPGGGFALHGNSKIFGAAGIALAMYATAKPEKKKTVAALLIPIVFTAVVSGITEPLEFTFLFIAPVLFAVHAFLAATMAATMYAFGVVGNMGGGLLDFLFLNWIPMFKNHSGTVIIQIVIGLIFTVIYFFVFKFLIQKMNLKTPGREDEDEEMKLYTKADYKAKHGEGAATSGSSDDQYMDQAIIILEALGGKDNIEELNNCATRLRVSVKDESKLAKDAAFKAGGAHGVVRKGKAIQVIIGLTVPQVRERIENLIK; encoded by the coding sequence ATGATGAAAAAAATCCAACGTTTTGGTGGAGCAATGATGGCACCAGTTCTATTATTTGCATTTACGGGGATAGTAGTAGGACTAGCATCAGTATTCACTAATACGCAAGTTGTAGGGAAAATTGCTGAAGAAGGGTCAATGTGGTATAATTTCTGGTATGTAGTTGCAGAAGGTGGTTGGACAGTATTTAGACAAATGCCATTATTATTTGCAATAGGATTACCAATAAGTTTGGCAACAAAGACAAATGCAAGAGCATGTTTAGAAACATTTGCATTATATATGACATTTAACTATTTTGTATCAGCGATATTAAAAGTATTCTACGGAATAGATGCAGCTAAACAAATAGCAGACGGTGTAACAGGTTATTCTGCAATAGCTGGGGTTCCAACAATAGATACAAGTTTATTCGGTGGTATTCTAATCGCAGCACTAGTAGTATATTTACATAATAAATACTTTGATAAAAAGTTACCTGATTTCTTAGGAGTATTCCAAGGTTCAGTATTTGTATACATAGTAGGGTTTGTAGTTATGATTCCTTGTGCATTCTTAACAGTATTAATCTGGCCTAAAGTTCAAATGGGAATTGGTGCAATGCAAGGATTTATGAAAGCTTCAGGAGTATTGGGAGTATGGGTTTATACATTCTTAGAAAGAATATTAATACCTACAGGATTACACCACTTTGTTTATACACCATTTGTATTTGGTCCGGCAGTAGTTCCTAACGGAATTCAAGTTTTCTGGGTTGAACACATAAAAGAATTTGCTCAAAGTACAGAAGCATTAAAAACTTTATTCCCAGGTGGAGGATTTGCATTACATGGAAACTCAAAAATATTTGGTGCAGCAGGAATAGCACTTGCTATGTATGCTACTGCAAAACCTGAGAAAAAGAAAACGGTAGCGGCATTATTAATACCAATAGTATTTACAGCAGTAGTTTCAGGAATAACTGAACCATTAGAATTTACATTCTTATTTATAGCTCCAGTATTGTTTGCAGTTCACGCTTTCTTAGCAGCAACAATGGCAGCAACAATGTATGCTTTTGGAGTAGTTGGAAATATGGGTGGAGGACTTCTTGACTTCCTTTTCTTAAACTGGATACCAATGTTTAAAAATCACTCTGGAACAGTAATTATTCAAATAGTAATAGGATTAATATTTACAGTAATATACTTCTTCGTATTTAAATTCTTAATTCAAAAAATGAATTTAAAAACACCAGGTAGAGAAGATGAAGATGAAGAAATGAAACTTTATACAAAAGCTGACTATAAAGCTAAACATGGTGAAGGTGCAGCAACTTCAGGTTCTTCAGATGATCAGTATATGGATCAAGCAATAATCATTCTTGAAGCATTAGGTGGAAAAGATAATATTGAAGAATTGAATAACTGTGCAACAAGATTAAGAGTTAGTGTAAAAGATGAATCAAAATTAGCAAAAGACGCTGCATTTAAAGCTGGTGGAGCACATGGAGTAGTTAGAAAAGGTAAAGCAATTCAAGTAATTATCGGTCTAACAGTACCGCAAGTAAGAGAAAGAATTGAAAACTTAATTAAATAA
- a CDS encoding homoserine dehydrogenase, translating into MKIGIVGLGTVGEGVLKVLTNEKESIFEKSRADIEVKYACDLNINRDFSFDFDKSILTNDYKKILNDPEIKIVVELIGGETVAKQIIIEAFEAKKSVVTANKALIAKYGVELFQRAKQNGVSFLFEAAVGGGIPIVTPLMESLVANTVTEIRGIMNGTSNYILTKMKEDSLSFNEALKLASEKGYAEADPTYDVDGIDAGHKINILASLAYGGSIKFKDMQLSGIREISTVDIFSANQLNSTIKLIASSKLLSDTSAQISVEPTLIPNSEILAKVDDVYNAIETTGSYTDKTLFYGKGAGMDPTASAVVADIVKIVTRNHIESDYFFNSTKVFEIVDSNTVKDSYYIRVSDDFDIENSPFELINQIENYYIILANNISKNEINEILKDAKEKLVLRVMK; encoded by the coding sequence ATGAAAATAGGAATTGTTGGACTTGGAACTGTCGGAGAAGGAGTTCTTAAAGTATTAACTAACGAAAAAGAAAGCATTTTTGAAAAATCAAGAGCTGACATTGAAGTGAAATATGCTTGTGATTTAAACATTAACCGTGATTTTTCTTTTGATTTTGATAAATCAATACTTACAAATGATTACAAAAAAATATTAAATGATCCTGAAATTAAGATCGTTGTAGAACTAATTGGTGGAGAAACTGTAGCAAAACAAATAATTATTGAAGCATTTGAAGCTAAAAAAAGTGTTGTTACAGCAAACAAGGCTCTAATTGCAAAATACGGAGTGGAACTATTCCAGCGCGCAAAACAAAATGGAGTATCATTTCTATTTGAAGCCGCTGTTGGTGGAGGAATCCCTATTGTAACACCTTTAATGGAAAGTTTAGTTGCAAATACAGTTACTGAAATTCGTGGAATTATGAATGGAACTTCAAACTATATTTTGACAAAAATGAAAGAAGACAGCTTATCGTTTAACGAAGCGTTAAAACTTGCCTCTGAAAAAGGATATGCAGAAGCTGATCCTACTTATGATGTAGATGGAATTGATGCAGGACACAAGATTAATATTCTTGCCTCACTTGCCTACGGAGGTTCAATCAAATTTAAAGATATGCAATTATCAGGAATAAGAGAAATCAGCACTGTTGACATTTTCTCAGCAAATCAGCTAAACTCAACTATAAAATTAATTGCAAGCTCAAAACTATTGTCTGATACATCAGCACAAATTTCTGTAGAACCAACATTAATTCCAAATAGCGAAATTTTAGCAAAAGTTGATGATGTTTACAATGCAATTGAAACAACTGGTTCTTACACAGACAAAACTTTATTTTATGGAAAAGGTGCTGGAATGGATCCTACTGCGTCAGCTGTGGTGGCAGATATAGTAAAAATTGTAACAAGAAATCACATTGAATCAGATTATTTCTTTAATTCTACAAAAGTATTTGAGATTGTTGATTCTAATACAGTAAAAGATTCTTACTATATAAGAGTTTCAGATGATTTTGATATAGAAAATTCGCCTTTTGAACTAATAAATCAAATTGAAAATTACTATATCATCTTGGCAAATAATATTTCAAAAAATGAGATTAATGAGATTTTGAAAGATGCGAAAGAAAAACTTGTATTAAGAGTCATGAAATAA
- a CDS encoding aspartate kinase — MALIIQKYGGTSVADAKRVKEVAKRVVKYKKAGHDVIVVVSAPAGRTDELIKRAYELSDSPNKREFDMLLTSGEQISIASLAIAVADLGEKAVSLNAFQVNFKTTSVHTKAKIIDIDTQIIQEKLDEGNVVVFAGFQGITENNEITTLGRGGSDTTAVALGAALNADEVEIYTDVDGVYTADPRIVKNAKKLQTISYQEMLELAASGAKVLHPRSVEIAAKYGIKIHLRSSFDDSTGTIVQYNENAGGIESENINIKGETMEKVKISGITSSKNEGKITLFGVPDKPGIAAKVFSRLAKEKINTDIILQSSSRNKELNNISFTVKSDDLKEAVAISEQIKEQIGAEGVSFEEKIAKVSVVGIGLKSHYETTSEIFDTLAENNINIDMISCSEINVSCIIHEDDVDKAVTALHKRFIEIDN, encoded by the coding sequence ATGGCTTTAATTATACAAAAATATGGTGGAACTTCCGTAGCCGATGCCAAACGTGTAAAAGAAGTTGCAAAAAGGGTTGTAAAGTATAAAAAGGCTGGACATGATGTAATTGTTGTTGTTTCTGCACCAGCTGGGAGAACTGACGAGCTAATAAAACGAGCTTATGAATTGTCAGATTCTCCAAATAAACGTGAATTTGACATGCTTTTGACATCAGGAGAGCAAATTTCTATTGCATCTCTTGCCATTGCTGTTGCTGATTTGGGAGAAAAGGCAGTTTCATTAAATGCGTTTCAAGTCAATTTTAAAACAACATCTGTGCATACAAAAGCTAAAATCATTGACATTGATACCCAAATCATACAAGAAAAACTAGACGAAGGAAATGTAGTTGTGTTTGCTGGATTTCAAGGAATCACTGAAAATAATGAAATTACTACGCTTGGGCGTGGTGGTTCTGATACAACTGCTGTCGCGCTGGGAGCTGCCCTTAATGCTGATGAAGTGGAAATTTATACCGATGTTGATGGAGTTTACACAGCTGATCCTAGAATTGTAAAAAACGCTAAAAAGCTGCAAACTATCTCATATCAGGAAATGCTGGAATTGGCGGCTTCGGGAGCAAAAGTGTTGCATCCAAGATCAGTTGAAATTGCTGCAAAGTATGGTATAAAAATACATTTACGTTCATCATTTGACGATTCTACTGGAACTATTGTCCAATATAATGAAAATGCTGGCGGAATAGAAAGCGAAAATATTAATATAAAAGGAGAAACTATGGAAAAAGTAAAAATTTCAGGTATCACATCTTCTAAAAATGAAGGAAAAATTACACTTTTTGGAGTACCTGACAAACCAGGAATTGCTGCAAAAGTATTTTCCAGACTTGCAAAGGAAAAAATTAATACTGACATAATTTTACAAAGTTCGAGCAGAAATAAAGAATTGAATAACATTTCATTTACTGTTAAAAGTGATGATTTAAAGGAAGCTGTTGCTATTTCAGAACAAATAAAGGAACAAATTGGAGCAGAAGGTGTTTCATTTGAAGAAAAAATTGCAAAAGTATCTGTTGTTGGAATTGGTCTAAAAAGCCATTATGAAACAACATCTGAAATTTTTGACACACTTGCAGAAAACAATATAAACATTGATATGATTTCTTGCTCTGAAATTAATGTTTCATGCATTATCCATGAAGACGATGTAGATAAAGCTGTTACTGCACTTCATAAAAGATTTATTGAAATTGATAATTAA
- a CDS encoding ATP-dependent nuclease — translation MLKSIEIIQYRKLKDLTINFNEEVNIISGTNGTCKSSLLYIISNSFQKVTKKNTKINKNELKKIENKERENCISIIYTINKLMNPKIESLTRGDEKYNNPAPNLMGILYKCKYSDDSELSFRRHNSGKNRFSLKPRYSKGSNEKLPAAPIIYLGLFRLHPYGEFKNDNDVKEIRNKLPEKYLNELSEIYKNFTNMEISIEENNKNINMGNIKNRGIFLTGTEGIDSNTISAGEDNLYIILMAITSLKYYYEIEKKGSILLIDEFDATLHPAYQIKLYELIREYSKKYNIQTFFTSHSLSLIEYALDKKDKSVFYLLKNFDEVQLIEDITMGKIEMWLKNQLKSDIYVNKKIPVYTEDEEAREFLKYLFEYFEKKEGVSEVLKYFHLVDIKISSEALKQIFGYDKILKNNISSISTSSICILDGDQNVNQKQKNQKDIDILNNIIYLPSNKSPEKLIFDYSLELYDNKNKKFWNNEELKDLGYNDEYFREHIKNKIEENEKKIEKLKKNEKSTKGKRRVQNKELFNEFIEFFRFVIKFWIQNNTIEVEEFYKKLKISFYRVAPYQKIDSKLWKEKE, via the coding sequence ATGCTAAAATCAATAGAAATTATTCAGTATAGAAAATTAAAAGATTTAACTATAAATTTTAATGAAGAAGTAAATATTATATCAGGAACTAATGGAACTTGTAAAAGTTCATTATTATATATTATAAGCAATTCTTTTCAAAAAGTAACAAAGAAGAATACAAAAATAAATAAAAATGAGTTAAAAAAAATTGAAAATAAAGAAAGAGAAAATTGCATTTCAATAATTTATACAATTAATAAATTAATGAATCCTAAAATTGAAAGTTTAACACGAGGTGACGAAAAATACAATAATCCTGCTCCTAATTTAATGGGTATATTGTATAAATGTAAATACTCTGATGATTCAGAATTAAGCTTTAGAAGGCATAATAGTGGAAAAAATAGATTTTCACTAAAGCCCAGATATTCAAAAGGAAGTAATGAAAAATTGCCAGCAGCACCAATAATATATCTTGGACTTTTTAGATTACATCCTTATGGAGAGTTTAAAAATGATAATGATGTAAAAGAAATACGAAATAAATTGCCAGAAAAGTATTTGAATGAACTATCAGAGATTTATAAAAATTTTACAAATATGGAAATATCAATTGAAGAAAATAATAAAAATATTAATATGGGAAATATAAAAAATAGAGGAATTTTTTTGACTGGTACAGAAGGTATTGATTCAAATACTATTTCTGCTGGAGAAGATAATCTCTATATTATTCTAATGGCTATAACATCTTTAAAATATTATTACGAAATAGAGAAAAAAGGAAGTATTTTATTAATTGATGAATTTGATGCTACTTTACATCCAGCATATCAGATAAAATTATATGAATTAATTAGAGAATACTCTAAAAAATACAATATACAAACATTTTTTACAAGTCATAGTTTGAGTTTGATAGAGTATGCTTTAGATAAAAAAGATAAAAGTGTTTTTTATTTATTGAAAAATTTTGATGAAGTACAGCTAATAGAAGATATAACAATGGGAAAAATAGAAATGTGGTTAAAAAATCAATTAAAATCAGATATTTATGTTAATAAAAAAATACCAGTCTATACGGAAGATGAAGAAGCTAGAGAATTTTTAAAATATTTGTTTGAATATTTTGAAAAAAAAGAAGGAGTTTCAGAAGTATTAAAATATTTTCATTTAGTTGATATTAAAATTTCTTCTGAAGCATTAAAACAAATATTTGGCTATGATAAAATACTTAAAAATAATATTTCTTCAATAAGTACAAGTTCAATTTGTATACTTGATGGAGATCAAAATGTAAATCAAAAGCAGAAAAACCAAAAAGATATAGATATTTTAAATAACATTATATATTTACCTTCAAATAAATCTCCAGAAAAATTAATTTTTGATTATTCATTAGAGTTATATGATAATAAAAATAAAAAATTTTGGAATAATGAAGAATTAAAAGATTTAGGATATAATGATGAATATTTTAGAGAACATATAAAAAATAAAATAGAAGAAAATGAGAAAAAGATTGAAAAATTAAAAAAAAATGAAAAATCAACAAAAGGTAAAAGAAGAGTACAAAATAAAGAATTGTTTAATGAGTTTATTGAATTTTTTAGATTTGTAATTAAATTTTGGATTCAAAATAATACTATTGAAGTAGAAGAATTTTATAAAAAATTAAAAATTTCATTTTATAGAGTTGCTCCATATCAGAAAATTGATTCAAAATTATGGAAAGAAAAAGAATAG
- a CDS encoding DNA adenine methylase has translation MKRSISPLRYPGGKAKVYDLVVKLLKENSFNGATYIEPFAGGCGLALLLLENNIVNKLILNDIDKGVYCFWQSVLKYNKDFCEMIEKSSISIKERDKKIRIYKNKDNIDISQKKNILELGLATFYLNRVNRSGILKAGVIGGKNQTGNYKMDCRFNKKSLILKIKKIEKLKDKIEFYNYDVIEFIDNYLKFESIDSFVFLDPPYYNKGSELYTNFYKHEDHKRLADYIKKINQRWIVTYDNCEEIKEIFNEYNQKEFDISYTLEVKRKSKEIMIFDKKIEKFF, from the coding sequence ATGAAAAGAAGTATTTCTCCATTAAGATATCCAGGAGGTAAAGCAAAAGTTTATGATTTAGTTGTTAAATTGCTAAAAGAAAATAGTTTTAATGGTGCTACTTATATAGAACCCTTTGCAGGTGGATGTGGACTTGCTTTGTTATTATTAGAAAATAATATTGTGAATAAATTAATTTTAAATGATATTGACAAAGGAGTATATTGTTTTTGGCAATCAGTTTTAAAATATAATAAAGATTTTTGTGAGATGATTGAAAAATCTAGTATTTCAATTAAAGAAAGAGATAAAAAAATCAGAATATATAAAAATAAGGATAATATTGATATTTCTCAAAAAAAAAATATTTTAGAATTGGGGTTGGCTACATTTTACTTGAATAGAGTAAATCGTTCAGGAATTTTAAAAGCAGGAGTAATAGGAGGAAAAAATCAAACTGGAAATTATAAAATGGATTGTAGATTTAATAAAAAATCATTAATTTTAAAAATTAAAAAGATAGAAAAATTAAAAGATAAAATAGAATTTTATAACTACGATGTTATTGAATTTATAGACAATTATTTAAAATTTGAAAGTATAGATTCTTTTGTATTTTTAGATCCACCTTATTATAATAAAGGTTCTGAATTATACACTAATTTTTACAAACACGAAGATCATAAACGTTTAGCTGATTACATAAAAAAAATAAATCAAAGGTGGATAGTTACTTATGATAATTGTGAAGAAATAAAAGAAATTTTTAATGAATACAATCAAAAGGAATTTGATATTTCATATACCTTAGAAGTAAAACGAAAAAGCAAAGAAATAATGATATTTGACAAAAAAATTGAAAAATTTTTCTGA